The following coding sequences are from one Salvia hispanica cultivar TCC Black 2014 chromosome 3, UniMelb_Shisp_WGS_1.0, whole genome shotgun sequence window:
- the LOC125212018 gene encoding uncharacterized protein LOC125212018, giving the protein MAAPKSYFPRANYRFLPTDRETTNNSMIFELDESDVWNSDGRSLSPDCRKQSSRISRKPAARGSLTGPASLPVNIPDWSKILKDEYRDNRRRDSDDDDFDFEEDEAAENGGRVPPHEFLARTRIASSVQEGIGRTLKGRDLNRVRNAIWLKVGFQD; this is encoded by the coding sequence ATGGCTGCGCCGAAAAGCTACTTCCCCAGAGCCAACTACAGATTTCTCCCCACTGATCGGGAAACCACTAACAACTCGATGATCTTCGAGCTCGACGAATCGGACGTCTGGAACTCCGACGGCCGCTCGCTCTCGCCGGATTGCCGCAAGCAGAGTTCCAGAATTTCCAGGAAGCCGGCGGCGAGGGGATCGTTGACCGGACCTGCTTCCCTGCCGGTCAACATTCCGGACTGGTCGAAGATCCTGAAGGACGAGTACAGAGACAATCGCCGGAGAGACAGCGACGACGACGACTTCGACTTCGAAGAGGACGAGGCGGCGGAGAACGGTGGCCGCGTTCCGCCGCATGAGTTTCTGGCGAGGACTAGGATCGCCTCGTCGGTGCAGGAAGGGATCGGGAGGACGCTCAAGGGCAGGGATCTGAACAGGGTTAGAAACGCGATTTGGCTGAAAGTCGGGTTTCAGGATTGA